The DNA region CCAAGCGGCCGAGCCAGTGCCAGCCGGGCAGGGTCCGCCAGAGGCGGGCGAACGCGGCCGCGCCGGAGATCAGCCGCCCGTCCGCGGTCCGGACATGGAAGCGGCGCAGGGCTTGGTCCCGGTCGAGATCCGCGCCGAGCGCCGGCTCGGGCGCCCCGCGCCCGACATCGACAAACGCGAGCCGGTCCGCGCCGGCGCACCGGCGATAATGGTCGATCTCGGCGCGGCACAGCGGGCAGCCGCCGTCGTAGTAGACGCTGAGCGGCCCGTCGGAGCGATCGTCGGCCATGGGCGCGCCGGTGCGCACGGCCTCAGTTCGCGGGCGGGCTCAGGACCAGCTTGCCCTTGAAGGGCGCGTCGGCGTTGCGCGTGCTGGTGCAGGCGTACTCCTCCTGCCCGGCCTTCATCGTTCGCAGGCGCAGCGTCCCCTTGCCGTTCTGCTTGACCGTGTAGCCCTTCTCGCTGGCGACATGCACGAGGTCGCCGTCGGCGTGCAGCACGAGGCCGTTCTCGAACTGCCCCGGCGCAGTGATCGTCACCGGCGCGTCGGCGCTGCTCACGATGTTCAGCGCGACGTTGGTGTCGGCCGGAAGCTTGAGCTCGGCCGGGGCGCAGACCGGCTTGCCGT from Methylobacterium sp. NMS14P includes:
- a CDS encoding anaerobic typically selenocysteine-containing protein, producing MLTLARGSATLLALLAAGPALAQGKPLPPPATDAMPPVELTISLKDGKPVCAPAELKLPADTNVALNIVSSADAPVTITAPGQFENGLVLHADGDLVHVASEKGYTVKQNGKGTLRLRTMKAGQEEYACTSTRNADAPFKGKLVLSPPAN
- a CDS encoding thiol-disulfide oxidoreductase DCC family protein, whose protein sequence is MADDRSDGPLSVYYDGGCPLCRAEIDHYRRCAGADRLAFVDVGRGAPEPALGADLDRDQALRRFHVRTADGRLISGAAAFARLWRTLPGWHWLGRLVDLRVLGARPVLALAELAYRLSLPLRPRLARLMARQR